In one Neobacillus sp. CF12 genomic region, the following are encoded:
- a CDS encoding c-type cytochrome, protein MVKRKTLVSAGMATAILSALLISGCAQKEAAATKEKTAAPKTEELSFDEKLAGGKLGSESLAYVGGGSSNKIWVIDAKYHKMLTAIDIEGPKNERTQQLYPNLHDTHAVTFTKDFKTMFTVDWFEYDDTSYAIALDPITFKELWRVPVGKGGHHSALSPDDKYLYVANQYGGTVSVVDVHSHKKIADIPTGEGTDYISPSMYWDGKAIDSPYLFISIDKEDKVAVLDWKSNKIVKDIPVGGSLHGVNLTPDGKSVWTAVGGTKEVVIIDVATLEITKRISFEGGPIHISLSPDGKFAYVTTGGNKIFKLNTKTYEKLWESTGTTIPAHTGISPDGKELWTLNHGMDKRYPYKLGGEAVSGVQIWDTETGELITEIPAEGVPHEIQFVPYSALIDEVSLSSEEVHSQGTHSVAEAGEVVYKENCASCHGEKLEGNAGPSLTTIGSQLSKKEILTRIQDGKGMMPGGLVDETNAKILATWLSEKK, encoded by the coding sequence ATGGTAAAACGAAAGACATTAGTCTCAGCTGGAATGGCAACCGCTATTCTCTCTGCACTTTTAATTAGCGGATGTGCTCAAAAAGAAGCAGCTGCTACAAAAGAAAAAACTGCGGCCCCGAAAACAGAGGAGCTTAGTTTTGATGAAAAACTTGCCGGCGGAAAACTAGGCAGTGAAAGTCTAGCATATGTAGGCGGCGGCTCTAGCAATAAAATCTGGGTGATTGATGCAAAATATCATAAAATGCTAACAGCCATTGATATCGAAGGGCCGAAGAACGAAAGAACACAACAATTGTATCCTAACCTTCATGATACCCATGCTGTTACTTTTACAAAAGACTTTAAAACAATGTTTACCGTCGATTGGTTTGAATACGATGACACTTCCTATGCCATCGCACTTGACCCTATTACGTTTAAAGAATTATGGAGAGTTCCAGTTGGAAAAGGAGGACACCACTCGGCACTCTCACCTGATGATAAGTATCTTTATGTAGCAAATCAATACGGCGGTACCGTTTCAGTTGTGGATGTCCATTCGCATAAAAAAATAGCCGACATTCCTACTGGCGAGGGAACAGATTATATCTCTCCATCTATGTACTGGGATGGAAAAGCCATTGACTCACCGTATCTCTTTATTAGTATTGATAAAGAAGATAAGGTAGCCGTTCTAGATTGGAAAAGCAATAAAATTGTAAAAGACATTCCTGTTGGTGGCAGCCTCCACGGTGTAAACCTTACACCTGACGGAAAGTCAGTATGGACAGCAGTTGGCGGTACAAAAGAAGTTGTCATCATTGATGTTGCCACACTTGAAATCACAAAGCGGATTTCTTTTGAAGGCGGTCCTATTCACATATCCCTTAGTCCAGATGGAAAGTTTGCTTATGTAACGACTGGTGGTAACAAAATATTCAAACTTAATACAAAAACCTATGAAAAACTTTGGGAGTCAACCGGTACGACGATTCCTGCCCACACTGGCATAAGCCCAGATGGCAAGGAGCTTTGGACATTAAATCATGGAATGGATAAGCGTTATCCATATAAACTTGGCGGTGAGGCAGTTTCAGGTGTTCAAATTTGGGACACAGAGACTGGGGAATTAATTACCGAAATCCCTGCAGAGGGTGTACCGCATGAAATTCAATTTGTCCCTTATTCCGCTTTAATCGACGAAGTATCTTTAAGCAGCGAAGAAGTTCACTCGCAAGGAACCCATTCCGTTGCAGAAGCAGGAGAAGTTGTCTATAAAGAGAACTGTGCCTCTTGTCATGGTGAAAAGCTTGAAGGGAATGCCGGTCCTAGTTTAACAACAATCGGAAGTCAGCTATCCAAAAAGGAAATCCTTACACGAATTCAAGATGGTAAAGGCATGATGCCAGGCGGACTTGTTGATGAAACGAACGCAAAAATCTTGGCTACATGGTTATCGGAAAAGAAATAA
- a CDS encoding DNA alkylation repair protein — translation MSHEIEVVTTLFEGNRNEENSGPMKKYMKDHFPFLGIKSPLRKELEKQFFKETEILKRPFNQDFVISLWEKDEREYQYTAITYTGKFIKKLPKDVIQFLGGLITTKSWWDSVDSIAPLAGELAKKYPELINENINQWSVDDNFWLKRTSILFQLKYKDQTNEALLYDYIVKNADSKEFFIQKAIGWALREYSKTNPVSVKEFIRDNQLAPLSIREGSKYLS, via the coding sequence ATGAGTCATGAAATAGAGGTAGTAACAACATTGTTTGAAGGAAACCGAAATGAAGAAAATTCTGGTCCTATGAAAAAGTATATGAAAGACCATTTTCCCTTCTTAGGGATTAAGTCGCCACTTCGAAAGGAACTTGAAAAGCAATTTTTTAAAGAGACAGAGATTTTGAAAAGACCTTTTAACCAGGATTTTGTGATTAGTCTATGGGAAAAGGATGAAAGAGAATATCAATATACAGCGATTACATATACGGGAAAATTCATCAAGAAATTGCCAAAGGATGTTATTCAATTTTTGGGAGGATTAATCACGACAAAATCCTGGTGGGATAGTGTCGATTCAATTGCGCCTTTAGCAGGGGAACTGGCTAAGAAGTATCCTGAACTAATCAATGAGAATATTAATCAGTGGTCTGTTGATGATAACTTCTGGCTAAAGAGAACTTCGATTCTTTTTCAATTAAAATATAAGGATCAAACCAATGAAGCGTTACTGTATGATTACATCGTGAAGAATGCTGATAGCAAGGAATTTTTCATTCAAAAAGCCATCGGCTGGGCTTTAAGGGAGTACTCGAAAACAAACCCGGTGTCTGTTAAAGAGTTTATTAGGGACAACCAGCTTGCTCCGTTAAGTATAAGAGAAGGAAGTAAGTATCTTTCATGA
- a CDS encoding HAD family hydrolase has translation MIKCIATDMDGTLLNSVQQISQENKEAILKAQAQGIEVVVATGRSYQEARYVLDAVGLQCPVIGVNGAEVRAKDGEVLATVPIDKKIARKAAEKLTESDVYFEAYTNKGTYSVDLEKAVSILVDIVVSANPDVNQEEVIHAAGARVRDGLVHPIESYDLLFANEEVQLYKFLAFSFDSERLEAVSTVLHDLGDLSISSSGHENLEITNKNAQKGIALEAFVKARGIELAETMAVGDSFNDVSMLERVGRAVAMGNAAYEIKSLCDVITATNDEHGVGKAIVEVL, from the coding sequence ATGATTAAGTGTATTGCAACAGATATGGATGGAACATTATTAAACTCCGTTCAACAAATAAGTCAGGAAAACAAAGAGGCTATTTTAAAAGCACAAGCACAGGGAATTGAAGTGGTCGTGGCTACTGGCAGGTCTTATCAGGAAGCACGCTATGTCTTGGATGCTGTCGGATTACAATGTCCCGTTATCGGTGTCAATGGTGCTGAGGTTCGGGCAAAAGATGGTGAAGTGCTAGCGACTGTTCCAATTGATAAAAAAATCGCGAGAAAAGCTGCAGAGAAACTGACGGAGAGCGATGTCTATTTTGAAGCTTACACAAACAAAGGTACATACAGTGTAGATCTAGAAAAGGCAGTTTCAATTCTTGTTGATATTGTGGTCAGCGCCAATCCAGATGTCAATCAAGAAGAAGTGATTCACGCTGCAGGAGCTAGAGTTAGAGATGGCTTAGTTCATCCTATTGAAAGCTATGACCTTCTCTTTGCGAATGAGGAAGTTCAATTATATAAATTTTTAGCATTCTCCTTTGATTCCGAGAGGCTGGAGGCTGTATCTACCGTTCTTCATGACTTAGGTGACCTCAGTATTTCCAGCTCGGGGCATGAGAATCTCGAAATTACGAATAAGAACGCACAAAAGGGAATAGCACTTGAAGCATTTGTAAAAGCAAGAGGAATTGAATTGGCAGAGACAATGGCGGTCGGCGATAGTTTTAATGACGTTTCGATGCTAGAAAGAGTCGGCAGAGCCGTTGCAATGGGGAATGCTGCCTATGAAATTAAATCTCTTTGTGATGTGATTACGGCAACCAATGATGAACATGGAGTAGGCAAGGCAATAGTGGAAGTGTTATAG
- a CDS encoding sorbosone dehydrogenase family protein, which translates to MLKLCSILLSVILLISGCSLFEKENLTSKDSLEDEAIVLQPEIEVVAEELRVPWSISKVNQVFYVSERTGSIVKIDNGEMDRQQVELEKPLAKAAEAGLLGFVLDPGFSDNQKAFAYYTYWNDQGQFNRVVVLRHEGNKWSEERVLLDQIPSAAYHHGGRLKIGPDGKLYITTGDATTPELSQDIKSLNGKILRMNLEGSIPEDNPFENSYVYSYGHRNPQGLVWIGNTLYASEHGQSAHDEINLIKPGANYGWPLIEGNQSKTGMVTPLFQSGEETWAPSGMAAHNGKLYAATLRGSAVREFDLDRKLTSPVLTGLGRIRDVFVDDEYFYFVSNNTDGRGNPDQKDDKLYRVLLTNLK; encoded by the coding sequence ATGCTCAAATTGTGTTCCATTTTATTATCCGTGATACTTTTGATATCAGGTTGTTCTCTTTTTGAAAAAGAAAATCTCACGTCCAAAGATTCTCTTGAGGATGAGGCGATTGTCCTGCAGCCAGAGATTGAAGTGGTGGCTGAAGAGTTGAGGGTTCCCTGGTCAATCAGTAAGGTGAATCAGGTTTTTTATGTGAGTGAACGAACAGGAAGTATCGTAAAAATTGATAACGGTGAAATGGACAGACAACAGGTTGAATTGGAAAAACCGCTTGCGAAAGCTGCGGAAGCTGGATTACTTGGCTTTGTACTCGATCCGGGATTTTCTGATAATCAAAAGGCGTTTGCTTATTATACGTATTGGAACGATCAGGGGCAGTTTAATCGTGTGGTCGTCTTGCGCCATGAAGGGAATAAGTGGAGTGAGGAAAGGGTTCTGCTTGATCAGATTCCAAGTGCAGCCTATCATCATGGCGGTCGTCTGAAGATTGGTCCGGATGGGAAGTTGTATATTACCACTGGTGATGCCACTACCCCAGAACTTTCACAGGATATAAAGTCCTTAAACGGGAAGATTTTAAGGATGAATTTAGAAGGCAGTATTCCGGAGGATAATCCTTTTGAGAATTCCTACGTCTATAGCTACGGCCATCGAAATCCTCAGGGACTTGTTTGGATAGGAAATACACTATATGCGAGTGAACATGGGCAATCCGCACATGATGAAATCAATTTGATTAAACCTGGAGCAAATTATGGATGGCCGCTAATTGAAGGAAATCAAAGTAAAACTGGAATGGTGACACCTTTGTTTCAGTCTGGTGAAGAAACGTGGGCTCCTTCAGGAATGGCTGCACATAATGGGAAACTGTACGCTGCAACATTAAGGGGAAGCGCAGTCCGTGAATTTGACTTAGACAGGAAACTAACAAGTCCGGTTTTGACGGGATTAGGAAGGATACGAGATGTATTTGTTGATGATGAATACTTTTATTTTGTCAGCAACAACACAGACGGCAGGGGAAATCCTGATCAAAAGGATGACAAATTGTACAGAGTTTTGCTAACCAATCTGAAGTAA
- a CDS encoding FixH family protein has protein sequence MKKAMRLTALLLLTVLAGCSGDPEYSIKVTKPIYHQPDKEMPFEVRVSEKDEAAEGLTVSAEFSMTNMDHGTTEVELTEEEDGLYSGTVQLPMTGKYEIFFILEKDGKKTEQTINYEVKQPEGVASINGEWITYEDLDFYKFINYLQLAINRETDQKRYIGDELKEALTYWESQEKLIEDQNQLLTQIIRLRAMAMLAEEKGHSATESEVETEINKVRDQYNQFESAKAMINEYGEEKFWETEKQQYQMIVLSQKVQKDMIEKVKKENPEMSQQEINFQAQKQYEELLVSQVNSLKIVIL, from the coding sequence ATGAAAAAAGCGATGAGGCTGACCGCACTGCTGCTGCTTACTGTACTTGCAGGCTGCAGCGGCGACCCTGAGTATAGCATTAAAGTCACAAAACCAATCTATCATCAACCTGATAAGGAAATGCCCTTTGAAGTTAGAGTAAGTGAAAAGGATGAGGCAGCAGAAGGTCTTACTGTTTCAGCGGAATTTTCAATGACCAATATGGACCACGGTACAACGGAAGTGGAGCTCACAGAGGAGGAAGATGGGCTATATTCAGGTACCGTCCAACTGCCGATGACAGGGAAATATGAAATATTCTTTATCCTTGAGAAGGATGGGAAAAAGACTGAACAGACTATCAATTATGAGGTGAAACAACCGGAAGGCGTTGCTTCGATTAACGGTGAATGGATTACCTATGAAGATTTAGACTTCTACAAGTTTATCAATTACCTTCAGCTTGCTATCAATCGTGAGACAGACCAAAAGCGTTATATAGGCGACGAATTGAAGGAAGCCTTAACTTACTGGGAATCACAAGAAAAGTTGATTGAAGACCAAAATCAACTGTTAACGCAAATCATCCGCCTGCGGGCAATGGCCATGCTCGCTGAAGAAAAGGGGCACTCCGCCACTGAATCCGAAGTGGAAACAGAAATCAATAAGGTCCGCGACCAATACAACCAGTTCGAATCCGCGAAGGCAATGATTAACGAATATGGTGAAGAGAAATTTTGGGAAACCGAAAAGCAGCAATATCAAATGATTGTCCTCTCCCAAAAAGTACAAAAAGACATGATAGAGAAGGTAAAAAAAGAAAACCCAGAAATGAGCCAGCAAGAAATCAACTTCCAAGCCCAAAAACAATACGAAGAACTCCTAGTATCGCAAGTAAACTCATTAAAAATCGTTATCCTTTAA